In a single window of the Terriglobus roseus genome:
- a CDS encoding helix-turn-helix domain-containing protein, which yields MVKKDTDDEGSSQRVTVLRNATLVPLLGSQEDRDAPRRQPWKGVVLERHVVQAGEIPEHEHPTLCLHLQLTGTRDFEWWQDGKNAVERTEPGSLIVIPPGTRDRLRWQGCSERLILSIQNDAMEEIAIQLGAQHALEIVGGWSLHSASLRLLLAEMGREAQESWPLGSLYADLLALGLQTNLIRNHATQPMALPVPKGGLSLPRLKQAMEYISDNLAEDIGLEEIATAMGLSASHFAHEFRSSTGATPYQYLLQQRLQRARSLLMSTTLPVQNVSALTGFQYPANFVRTFRQRIGQSPEAWRREHRS from the coding sequence ATGGTGAAGAAAGACACGGACGATGAGGGATCTTCGCAGCGCGTCACAGTGCTTCGTAACGCCACCCTTGTTCCTCTGCTCGGCTCGCAGGAGGATCGCGATGCGCCGCGACGGCAGCCGTGGAAGGGTGTCGTCCTGGAGCGGCACGTCGTTCAGGCCGGCGAAATTCCAGAGCATGAGCACCCTACGTTGTGTCTCCACCTGCAACTCACCGGCACGCGAGATTTTGAGTGGTGGCAGGATGGTAAGAATGCCGTCGAGCGCACCGAGCCCGGGTCGCTGATCGTCATTCCACCCGGAACACGGGACCGTCTCCGATGGCAGGGCTGTTCCGAGCGGCTGATTCTCTCGATCCAGAACGATGCGATGGAAGAGATCGCTATCCAGCTCGGAGCACAACATGCCCTGGAGATCGTCGGCGGATGGTCGCTGCACAGCGCCTCGCTGCGGCTGTTACTTGCGGAGATGGGCAGGGAAGCGCAGGAGAGCTGGCCGCTTGGGAGCCTGTATGCCGATCTGCTCGCCCTTGGCCTGCAGACCAACCTGATCCGCAACCATGCCACACAGCCGATGGCTCTGCCCGTGCCAAAAGGTGGACTGAGCCTGCCACGCCTGAAGCAGGCGATGGAGTACATCTCGGACAATCTTGCGGAAGATATCGGCCTGGAAGAGATCGCGACCGCGATGGGATTAAGCGCTTCGCACTTTGCGCATGAGTTCCGAAGCTCGACCGGCGCAACGCCGTATCAGTACCTGCTGCAACAGCGGTTGCAGCGGGCCAGGAGCCTGCTGATGAGTACAACCTTGCCGGTCCAAAATGTCAGCGCTCTCACGGGCTTTCAATATCCTGCGAACTTTGTGCGGACCTTCCGCCAGCGCATCGGCCAGTCACCGGAAGCCTGGCGCAGGGAGCATCGCTCGTAG
- a CDS encoding DUF305 domain-containing protein: protein MTSRLFCRHIAALCFAASFACAQQAPVIVQPGAPGQPSKTLTEMTAVSVARPPSEADVRFMQDMIMHHGQAVEMTELLKTRTSNPEVKELGRKIDVSQSDEIRWMKQWLSERGIAPETMDSMPGMDHSPMAGMDHSQMAGMDHGSMAGMDHSNMAGMAPTTKAAASGPDPMDVAMMPGMLTPRQMVTLRQSNGETFDRLFLTGMIQHHSGALLMVKQLFASPGAGQDPQLFDFANDVDNTQLAEIDIMKGILRKVNP from the coding sequence ATGACGTCCCGGTTGTTCTGTCGACATATCGCAGCGCTCTGCTTCGCTGCGTCCTTTGCCTGCGCGCAGCAGGCGCCAGTGATTGTGCAACCGGGCGCTCCAGGGCAGCCCAGCAAGACCCTCACTGAGATGACTGCCGTTTCCGTCGCGCGTCCGCCGTCGGAGGCGGATGTCCGCTTTATGCAGGACATGATCATGCACCATGGCCAGGCTGTGGAGATGACCGAGCTGCTGAAGACACGCACCAGCAATCCGGAAGTGAAGGAACTGGGGCGCAAGATCGATGTCTCGCAGAGCGATGAGATCCGCTGGATGAAACAGTGGCTGTCCGAGCGCGGCATCGCGCCGGAGACGATGGACTCCATGCCCGGCATGGATCATTCGCCGATGGCTGGCATGGATCATTCCCAGATGGCGGGTATGGATCACGGCAGCATGGCCGGCATGGACCACTCGAACATGGCTGGCATGGCTCCCACAACCAAGGCGGCAGCGTCCGGACCTGATCCGATGGATGTGGCCATGATGCCCGGCATGTTGACACCACGACAGATGGTGACGCTGCGGCAGTCGAATGGAGAGACGTTCGACAGACTCTTTCTCACAGGGATGATCCAGCACCATAGCGGCGCGCTACTGATGGTGAAGCAGCTTTTCGCCAGTCCCGGCGCAGGCCAGGACCCTCAACTCTTCGACTTTGCAAATGACGTGGATAACACGCAGCTTGCGGAAATCGACATCATGAAGGGCATTCTCCGAAAGGTAAATCCATGA
- a CDS encoding metallophosphoesterase family protein codes for MILTRRNFNALGVTAAGAAMLPSWLPATAAAAPSTAATDKPFHFAVVSDTHVIDKFYKPGSENGVEDNESILKANDRLAAARDTINGIRFKDGSKVDSIFMPGDIFHNYPSADYDFYFKNETRIDIAKKIIDGFHAPVHLGFGNHDYDEHAKPGVSIDMSNRLFKEKLKSDPYSAVDYNGFRFVILNNFLGKTWEPGGDKRLGSLGEEQLQWAEAQFAARKPTVVFIHYPLWLVAPTEVKDFGLHPLLLKYKDTIQIVIAGHWHKWIDFAHTYGPQHTVTAATRYDPNAFMIFRADAKQGKIEWIDERRVEWSTHFARPYSAT; via the coding sequence ATGATCCTCACTCGTCGCAACTTCAACGCACTTGGTGTAACGGCCGCGGGGGCAGCAATGCTGCCCTCGTGGCTGCCAGCCACCGCCGCCGCTGCACCATCCACCGCAGCGACAGACAAACCCTTCCACTTCGCCGTCGTCTCCGACACGCATGTCATCGACAAGTTCTACAAGCCCGGGTCCGAGAACGGAGTCGAAGACAACGAAAGCATCCTGAAGGCAAACGATCGCCTTGCCGCTGCCCGTGACACCATCAACGGCATCCGCTTCAAAGATGGCAGCAAAGTCGACAGCATCTTCATGCCGGGCGACATCTTCCACAACTATCCGTCCGCCGATTACGACTTCTACTTCAAGAACGAAACCCGCATCGACATCGCAAAGAAGATCATCGACGGCTTCCACGCGCCGGTGCATCTCGGCTTCGGCAACCACGATTACGACGAGCACGCAAAGCCCGGCGTCTCCATCGATATGTCGAATCGCCTGTTCAAGGAAAAGCTCAAGTCCGATCCCTACTCGGCAGTCGACTACAACGGCTTCCGGTTCGTCATCCTCAACAACTTCCTGGGTAAGACCTGGGAGCCGGGTGGCGATAAGCGCCTTGGCTCACTGGGCGAGGAACAGCTGCAGTGGGCTGAGGCACAGTTCGCCGCACGCAAGCCCACGGTGGTCTTCATTCACTACCCGCTGTGGCTCGTGGCGCCGACTGAGGTTAAAGACTTCGGCCTGCACCCGCTGCTACTGAAGTACAAAGACACCATCCAGATCGTCATCGCTGGCCATTGGCACAAGTGGATCGACTTCGCTCACACCTACGGCCCGCAACACACCGTCACCGCCGCGACGCGCTACGACCCGAACGCCTTCATGATCTTCCGTGCCGATGCAAAGCAGGGCAAGATCGAATGGATCGATGAGCGTCGCGTGGAGTGGTCCACACACTTCGCGAGACCCTACAGCGCCACGTAG
- a CDS encoding DoxX family protein, giving the protein MRQPLRTLGLIVQSLVYVAAGINHFWHSGTYVAIMPPHYSNPLLLVQLSGAAEILGGIGLLMPVTRRFSAWGIIAMLVIYFDVHLYMLMHADRFAQIPVWALYVRILLQFVLIAWAYVYTRPIRPRG; this is encoded by the coding sequence ATGAGACAACCGCTACGAACCCTTGGCCTTATCGTGCAGTCGCTGGTTTACGTCGCGGCGGGTATCAATCATTTCTGGCACAGCGGAACGTACGTTGCAATCATGCCGCCGCATTACAGCAACCCGTTGTTGCTGGTGCAGTTGAGTGGCGCGGCGGAGATCCTTGGCGGGATCGGGCTGCTCATGCCGGTGACTCGGCGGTTTTCTGCGTGGGGCATCATTGCGATGCTGGTGATCTACTTCGATGTGCACCTGTACATGCTGATGCACGCGGACCGGTTTGCACAGATTCCGGTCTGGGCGCTCTATGTGCGGATCCTGCTGCAGTTTGTCCTGATTGCCTGGGCTTACGTCTACACACGGCCGATTCGGCCACGGGGATAG
- a CDS encoding SH3 domain-containing protein, with translation MRKLASIFLLTLPLIAQKRPAPPPDAQRATVVKVADVYVAPDAQSQRVSVVTPGHEVLIVERSGPWVKVFANTDIEEEKAEEEPEFTVDPAVLPRSGWIRDKGIVGPTTPNGDKLIYGEAASMEAAAGEPHAPKSAAGAAHLLYRRVAEYFPSSSLAGEAQWRAADIRWQEEKFDASTLPSAKDMDANMRPALYQKDLQKIVKTGEGKYPALAAYDLLDSKLCGDWQGLPKCPEMESNLYQKYADTFPDGPKTAQALWQAVYRQGVLVTMYTTEENKKRADAASQRAHVLRDTMVQHFPASDYTARAVSLVYRVEQGIAIYGSDRD, from the coding sequence ATGCGCAAGCTCGCCTCTATCTTCCTCCTGACACTCCCACTTATCGCTCAAAAGCGGCCTGCACCGCCGCCGGACGCGCAGCGTGCCACCGTGGTGAAAGTTGCCGACGTCTACGTCGCACCCGACGCACAGTCGCAACGAGTCTCCGTTGTCACGCCTGGCCATGAAGTGCTCATCGTCGAGCGCAGTGGACCGTGGGTGAAGGTCTTCGCAAATACCGACATCGAAGAGGAAAAAGCGGAAGAGGAACCGGAGTTCACGGTTGACCCCGCCGTTCTGCCGCGCTCCGGCTGGATCCGCGACAAAGGAATCGTCGGTCCCACGACACCCAACGGCGACAAGCTCATCTACGGCGAAGCGGCCAGCATGGAAGCCGCAGCGGGCGAACCGCACGCACCGAAATCCGCCGCGGGCGCCGCGCATCTGCTCTACCGCCGCGTTGCCGAGTACTTCCCCTCCTCTTCACTCGCCGGGGAGGCGCAATGGCGCGCAGCAGACATCCGCTGGCAGGAAGAGAAGTTCGACGCATCGACGCTTCCCTCTGCAAAAGACATGGACGCAAATATGCGCCCGGCGCTCTACCAGAAGGATCTGCAGAAGATTGTGAAGACCGGCGAGGGTAAATACCCCGCACTTGCCGCCTATGACCTGCTTGACAGCAAGCTGTGCGGCGACTGGCAGGGACTACCCAAGTGTCCCGAGATGGAGAGCAATCTCTATCAAAAGTATGCAGACACCTTCCCCGACGGCCCGAAGACGGCCCAGGCACTGTGGCAGGCGGTCTATCGCCAGGGAGTGCTGGTGACCATGTACACCACAGAGGAGAATAAGAAGCGCGCCGATGCCGCTTCGCAGCGCGCACACGTCCTGCGCGACACCATGGTGCAGCATTTCCCCGCAAGCGACTACACAGCCCGCGCCGTCAGTCTGGTATACAGGGTGGAGCAGGGCATCGCGATCTACGGCAGTGATCGCGACTAG
- a CDS encoding thioredoxin domain-containing protein, which yields MPVIRTCPHCQTKNRIPAKHLADTGRCGACKKDLPPQAEPVAADVAFFDEAIQNSSVPVLVDFWASWCGPCRMAAPEVAKTAAEMAGRALVLKVDTEAHPQLSARYNVRGIPNFAVFAGGKLVRQQAGLVDHTTMNEWLRTAQ from the coding sequence ATGCCCGTCATCCGAACTTGTCCGCACTGCCAGACAAAAAATCGCATTCCCGCAAAGCACCTCGCCGACACCGGCCGTTGCGGTGCCTGCAAGAAGGACCTGCCGCCACAGGCCGAGCCAGTCGCGGCAGACGTCGCGTTCTTTGACGAGGCCATCCAGAACTCCTCGGTGCCCGTGCTCGTCGACTTCTGGGCAAGCTGGTGCGGCCCCTGCCGCATGGCCGCACCCGAAGTCGCCAAGACCGCCGCAGAGATGGCCGGTCGCGCCCTCGTACTGAAAGTCGACACCGAGGCGCACCCGCAACTCTCCGCCCGCTATAACGTGCGCGGCATCCCCAACTTCGCAGTCTTCGCCGGGGGCAAACTCGTGCGCCAACAGGCAGGGCTGGTCGACCACACCACCATGAACGAGTGGCTCCGCACCGCGCAGTAA
- a CDS encoding TonB-dependent receptor — MRRHPALLAIPFVLSLSPLSMRAQFDTASVLGYVRDASGAAIPSANVTLTNVETGVTQQMAADKDGKFEFSSIRIGDYRITAESAGFSKSDSGVFSLSVNARQRVDLGLKNGSANDTVTVTSAASLLETENSSHSQLIGTREVENLPLNGRSYADLTLLSTGVRKSALENTTTSSREGAFNVNGIRSAFNNFMLDGLDNNNYGTSNQGFANENIPPSPDAIDEFRVETNNYSAEFGRNVGAVINAAVRRGTNQFHGRAWDYVRNTVFNATGPFLAPGATKPKFIRNQFGGTIGGPIWKDHTFFFGDYEAVRQIFNNASTPSTILTANQRNGLFYLNDDPSNPANAIPLRDPISGRTFLGSIPQAQWTTFARNVVTALPSPNAAGLSNNFVISPRGIINDDKGDFRLDHTFNQKLSIFARYSQHRGYIFDPPGITGLAGGNSNGNVTIRNKNIAGGVTYAITPNQLFDARFGWSRNVGQKFPVNVGQTSILTQSGITDGLPTDPRIVRSLNAQAVTGYTQFGAQSSNPQFQNPMIFNPKVNYTILKGKHSVKLGYEFQEVHTELNDFNPSYGQDNYAGTYSANGSPANTTVAAGAPTLAAQLQQARNMADFLFGNRSSYSLTTYAIVNLRQRYNFMYVQDDIKVTPSLTINAGLRYEIVTPQWERDNKLANFDPTTKTLVQASNGSTYNKALVNTKHNNVGPRLGFAYQMTPKTVMRGGYGIGYTQWNRAGGENNLTYNGPNVVNAAITQSSNPTAALLCANDTQLQSACFRQTQQGYSNVLTSAAYFNPANVTSRYLPKDPKTGYLQSYFLGVQQDLGHGWLFDASYIGNKGTHYQILADYNQGAPAPVTATCNASTTTGCPSLASRRPVAGFGDIEIAFGGGSTNYNSLQVKVEKRTAMGLYLLNSFTYSRDFDLSGGHLETANGDNSRVDYANPGASYGPSGYDQPLADTLAVVYDLPYGHGRRFGSNSNNFLNEVVGGWQLTLINTMTSGSPININYSLSSSSGLYGTDLVTYRPNRNVGVPIYGSTRTKTATSVNGILNSAAFSLPLTTPNGTASRNLGRSDAFYQADLGLHKAFGLWSEQSKFDFRAEAFNVLNKVNYGAANSTYGGSSFGQITTAAPARQLQLAGKIIF; from the coding sequence GTGAGACGCCACCCAGCACTACTCGCAATTCCCTTTGTTCTGTCGTTAAGTCCGTTGAGCATGCGTGCTCAGTTCGATACCGCCTCAGTGCTCGGATACGTCCGTGACGCCTCGGGAGCGGCAATCCCAAGTGCAAACGTAACCCTGACCAACGTCGAGACCGGCGTGACTCAGCAGATGGCCGCCGACAAGGACGGCAAGTTCGAGTTCTCGAGCATCCGTATCGGCGACTACCGGATCACTGCCGAATCTGCCGGCTTCTCCAAGTCCGACAGTGGCGTCTTCTCACTCTCCGTAAATGCCCGCCAGCGCGTCGACCTGGGCCTGAAGAACGGATCGGCGAACGACACCGTCACCGTGACCAGCGCAGCCTCCCTGCTGGAGACTGAGAACAGCTCGCACAGCCAGCTCATCGGCACCCGCGAAGTCGAGAACCTGCCGCTCAACGGCCGTTCGTATGCCGACCTGACGCTGCTCTCCACCGGCGTACGCAAGTCCGCCCTGGAAAACACCACGACCAGCAGCCGTGAAGGCGCATTCAATGTCAACGGTATCCGTTCGGCCTTCAACAACTTCATGCTGGACGGTCTTGACAACAACAACTACGGCACATCGAACCAGGGCTTCGCCAACGAGAACATTCCGCCCTCGCCCGATGCGATCGACGAATTCCGTGTTGAGACGAACAACTACTCCGCAGAGTTCGGCCGTAACGTCGGCGCTGTGATCAACGCAGCAGTCCGTCGCGGTACGAACCAGTTCCACGGCCGCGCCTGGGATTACGTCCGCAACACCGTGTTCAACGCGACCGGTCCCTTCCTTGCGCCCGGCGCAACCAAGCCCAAGTTCATCCGGAACCAGTTCGGCGGCACCATCGGCGGGCCCATCTGGAAGGACCACACCTTCTTCTTCGGTGATTACGAAGCCGTTCGCCAGATCTTCAACAACGCATCGACGCCATCGACGATCCTGACGGCAAACCAGCGGAATGGTCTGTTCTACCTGAACGACGACCCTTCGAACCCTGCCAACGCCATCCCGCTGCGCGATCCCATCTCGGGCCGGACGTTCCTCGGCAGCATTCCGCAGGCACAGTGGACTACCTTTGCTCGTAATGTTGTCACGGCGCTCCCCTCCCCGAATGCTGCTGGCCTGTCCAACAATTTCGTCATCTCGCCCCGCGGCATCATCAATGACGACAAGGGCGATTTCCGCCTGGACCATACCTTCAACCAGAAACTCTCCATCTTCGCCCGGTATAGCCAGCATCGCGGATACATCTTTGACCCGCCGGGCATCACCGGCCTCGCCGGTGGCAACAGCAACGGCAACGTCACCATCCGCAACAAGAACATCGCGGGCGGCGTTACGTATGCCATCACGCCCAATCAATTGTTCGATGCCCGCTTCGGCTGGTCGCGCAACGTGGGCCAGAAGTTCCCGGTCAACGTAGGTCAGACTTCCATCCTGACGCAGAGCGGTATCACCGACGGCCTCCCGACCGATCCGCGCATCGTCCGTTCGCTGAATGCGCAGGCTGTCACCGGCTACACGCAGTTCGGTGCGCAGTCGTCGAATCCGCAGTTCCAAAACCCCATGATCTTCAACCCGAAGGTGAACTACACCATCCTGAAGGGTAAGCACAGCGTCAAGCTCGGTTATGAGTTCCAGGAAGTCCACACGGAACTGAATGACTTCAACCCGAGCTATGGCCAGGACAACTACGCGGGTACTTACTCGGCCAACGGCAGTCCGGCGAACACCACGGTTGCCGCAGGCGCACCCACCTTGGCCGCTCAGCTGCAGCAGGCACGGAACATGGCGGACTTCCTCTTCGGCAACCGCTCGTCGTACTCGCTGACCACGTACGCGATCGTGAACCTGCGCCAACGCTACAACTTCATGTACGTGCAGGATGACATCAAGGTCACCCCTTCGCTTACGATCAACGCCGGTCTGCGTTATGAGATCGTGACTCCGCAGTGGGAGCGCGATAACAAGCTGGCGAACTTTGACCCCACCACCAAGACGCTGGTCCAGGCCTCGAACGGCAGCACCTATAACAAGGCGCTGGTGAACACGAAGCACAACAACGTCGGTCCCCGCCTCGGCTTCGCGTACCAGATGACGCCGAAGACGGTCATGCGCGGCGGCTACGGTATCGGTTACACCCAGTGGAACCGCGCCGGTGGTGAGAACAACCTCACCTATAACGGTCCGAACGTCGTGAACGCAGCCATCACTCAATCCTCGAACCCTACGGCGGCATTGCTTTGCGCCAATGACACACAGCTGCAGTCGGCCTGCTTCCGCCAGACCCAGCAGGGTTACAGCAACGTATTGACCTCAGCGGCTTACTTCAACCCCGCGAACGTCACCTCGCGTTACCTCCCGAAGGATCCGAAGACCGGCTATCTCCAGAGCTACTTCCTCGGCGTCCAGCAGGACCTGGGCCACGGCTGGCTCTTCGATGCGAGCTACATCGGCAACAAGGGAACGCACTACCAGATCCTTGCCGATTACAACCAGGGCGCACCCGCTCCCGTTACCGCTACTTGCAATGCATCAACAACGACTGGCTGCCCGTCGCTGGCTTCCCGTCGCCCGGTTGCCGGTTTCGGCGATATCGAAATCGCCTTCGGTGGCGGTTCGACCAACTACAACTCGCTCCAGGTAAAGGTTGAGAAGCGCACGGCCATGGGCCTGTACCTGCTCAACTCCTTCACCTACAGCCGCGACTTCGATCTTTCCGGTGGTCACCTTGAGACCGCGAACGGCGATAACAGCCGAGTCGATTACGCAAACCCGGGTGCGAGCTACGGTCCTTCGGGCTACGACCAGCCGCTGGCCGACACGCTTGCCGTCGTCTATGACCTGCCCTATGGTCACGGTCGTCGCTTCGGCTCCAACAGCAACAACTTCCTGAACGAGGTTGTTGGTGGATGGCAGCTTACGCTGATCAACACCATGACCAGCGGCTCCCCCATCAACATCAATTACTCGCTGTCGAGCTCCTCGGGCCTGTACGGCACGGATCTCGTCACGTACCGCCCCAACCGCAACGTGGGTGTGCCGATTTACGGCAGCACGCGCACCAAGACGGCGACCTCGGTCAACGGCATCCTCAACTCTGCAGCCTTCAGCCTTCCTCTAACGACCCCGAACGGCACAGCATCGCGTAACCTCGGTCGCTCGGATGCCTTCTACCAGGCCGATCTTGGCCTGCACAAGGCATTCGGTCTCTGGAGCGAGCAGTCGAAGTTTGACTTCCGCGCAGAGGCCTTCAACGTCCTCAACAAGGTGAACTACGGCGCAGCCAACAGCACGTATGGCGGCAGCAGCTTCGGTCAGATCACAACTGCCGCTCCCGCGCGTCAGCTGCAGCTTGCCGGCAAGATCATCTTCTAA
- a CDS encoding undecaprenyl-diphosphate phosphatase encodes MNDYILSVILGIVEGLTEFLPVSSTAHLRLSEALLHISLTDPFWKMYTIVIQLGAILALLLFFAIRIIGYLRTFPHGERGNKTWLTHPVSLTLIAFVCTAIPAKLLTKKIGENLENLTVIALALLIGGIVMWVVDAWASRSEARVTHVEQMGVGEAIWIGICQVLSAVIPGTSRSMTTIAAGQIAGMDRSSALEFSFLVSIPTMIAATGYSLLKAIHPSAKDLAAQGAEALTPLVMGPERWIVLIIGMAVSFIVAYMVVAWFLGWVRKRGFTIFAIYRIVLGAGLLVYLHLHPAAIK; translated from the coding sequence TTGAACGACTACATCCTGTCCGTCATCCTTGGCATTGTGGAAGGCCTGACGGAGTTTTTACCTGTCAGCTCCACAGCCCACCTTCGCCTCAGCGAAGCTCTGCTGCATATCTCGCTCACTGACCCGTTCTGGAAGATGTACACCATCGTCATCCAGCTCGGCGCCATCCTCGCGCTGCTTCTCTTCTTCGCCATCCGCATCATCGGCTACCTGCGCACCTTTCCGCACGGTGAGCGCGGGAACAAGACGTGGCTGACCCACCCGGTGTCGCTTACGCTCATCGCCTTCGTCTGCACGGCCATCCCGGCCAAGCTGCTGACCAAAAAGATCGGCGAGAACCTTGAGAACCTGACCGTAATCGCTCTCGCGTTGCTGATCGGTGGCATTGTCATGTGGGTGGTCGACGCATGGGCCAGCCGCAGCGAGGCACGCGTTACACACGTAGAACAGATGGGCGTTGGCGAGGCGATCTGGATCGGTATCTGCCAGGTCCTCAGCGCGGTTATTCCCGGCACGTCACGCTCCATGACCACCATCGCAGCCGGACAGATCGCCGGCATGGACCGATCTTCCGCGCTGGAGTTTTCGTTCCTCGTCTCGATCCCGACGATGATCGCCGCGACCGGCTATTCGCTCCTGAAGGCGATCCACCCCAGCGCAAAGGACCTCGCAGCACAAGGCGCCGAAGCCCTCACACCGCTCGTCATGGGCCCGGAGCGCTGGATAGTCCTCATCATCGGTATGGCCGTCTCGTTCATCGTGGCGTACATGGTCGTGGCATGGTTCCTGGGCTGGGTGCGCAAGCGTGGTTTCACCATCTTCGCCATCTACCGCATCGTCCTCGGCGCAGGCCTGCTGGTCTACCTCCACCTGCATCCCGCAGCCATCAAGTAA
- a CDS encoding threonine ammonia-lyase, whose translation MPTTSEALITLEDIHAARERIAGTAVVTGLYKLDTQRMIAAGFNVPTTAEIWLKAENEQPIGSFKLRGAYNKIASLSPDELERGVITYSSGNHAQGVAFAGRALGAKAVIVMPESAPRIKREATIALGGDVVLVGPASLERKQKAEELVAEHGYVMVPPYDDDFIIAGQATCGLEITEQAPDADLVLSPVSGGGLLSGVAAAVKLSGAKAQVWGCEPELAADAQESFRTRTLVEWKGTQTTRTIADGLRTQSLGERNFHHILKFVDGIITVTEEEILEATRVLLLATDIVPEPSGAVTLAAALFHADKLPTTKKVVVVVSGGNIDPTLREELLTAEA comes from the coding sequence ATGCCGACCACCAGTGAAGCCCTGATCACCCTCGAAGACATCCACGCCGCGCGCGAGCGTATCGCCGGAACCGCGGTTGTGACCGGCCTTTATAAGCTGGACACGCAGCGCATGATTGCGGCGGGATTCAACGTTCCCACCACCGCCGAGATCTGGCTGAAGGCTGAGAACGAGCAGCCCATCGGCAGCTTCAAGCTGCGCGGCGCATACAACAAGATCGCATCGCTTTCGCCGGACGAGCTGGAGCGCGGTGTCATCACCTATTCCAGCGGCAATCACGCGCAAGGCGTTGCCTTCGCCGGACGTGCGCTGGGCGCCAAAGCTGTCATCGTCATGCCGGAATCCGCTCCACGCATCAAGCGTGAAGCGACCATCGCGCTCGGCGGTGACGTTGTGCTCGTCGGTCCCGCGTCGCTCGAACGCAAGCAGAAGGCTGAGGAACTGGTAGCCGAACACGGCTATGTCATGGTCCCTCCCTACGACGATGACTTCATCATCGCGGGCCAGGCCACGTGCGGCCTCGAGATCACGGAGCAGGCGCCCGATGCTGACCTCGTCCTCTCACCCGTCAGCGGTGGAGGTCTCCTCAGCGGTGTCGCAGCCGCGGTGAAACTCTCCGGCGCAAAGGCACAGGTCTGGGGTTGCGAGCCCGAACTCGCGGCTGACGCGCAGGAAAGCTTTCGCACCAGGACCCTCGTCGAATGGAAGGGTACCCAGACGACACGCACTATCGCCGACGGCCTGCGCACGCAAAGCCTGGGCGAGCGCAACTTCCATCACATTCTGAAGTTCGTCGACGGCATCATTACTGTGACTGAGGAAGAGATCCTCGAAGCCACGCGGGTTCTGCTGCTCGCAACCGACATTGTGCCGGAACCAAGCGGCGCCGTTACACTGGCCGCTGCACTCTTCCATGCGGATAAGCTTCCCACCACCAAAAAGGTCGTCGTTGTCGTCAGCGGCGGCAACATCGACCCCACCTTGCGCGAAGAACTCCTGACCGCCGAAGCATAG